From Pithys albifrons albifrons isolate INPA30051 chromosome 27, PitAlb_v1, whole genome shotgun sequence, one genomic window encodes:
- the LOC139683224 gene encoding uncharacterized protein KIAA1958-like: MNESSDDEECNNASSLHMDLSKLVVWAHSHGTICKQVPALEFIPNTGHLDKESAMLWMCRVGHAYHWQYGKSHDRGREGTEAVERRRRLQSSQASAREDNFGEKRLRLTPSSFERGQAGSGSMESYGRSPGVVQQEAYTRHKEHGKPSPRERQNTWKPLTSHSAAEQHLTAVFQSGEENMKLETDDDLLITSDKKQCVADEDNQRDRIKQNNVPEPPAQVDLQMHHWQKCTIHQPRGTQRAAFAPTAGPPLPPIYILQSPAGNLEDSGKNMLKSGLSTGPAAETSRERTPPGSAAPKICFKPFSLSSTEAKAQLESCPVVTFFEFQATADVPQQLHLSPPEDDTLGMDSSGNSTEHVSENSKPLGSEEALHPSALQSPESPPPSASNRGELKKEKRKNCTTGDIKVFKDWLMLHHPSETREIHMLPPEDLDSYLVSFFNSAKRQDGMDFSVHSFSFIQRSIERYLKKHNYQYNMVRGLEFRASQDVWKLKHQQLCQKKREEELSVLENLTDEDVEDLQKKGILSKMNPQGFLHLMFTSIVRGFGTRTHRQSFHLYWGQLVLRKSEGEVEYLEWKDDLSSEGNKGEPGPQLFAKPNDPENCPVTNYKEYAKRRPPDMLKETDPLYLAPKTLCSVWDKVWYSRKALTGAKMENILKVITQQFRGAVRKPRA, encoded by the exons atg AACGAGAGCTCTGATGATGAGGAGTGCAACAATGCCAGTTCCCTTCACATGGATCTCTCCAAACTTGTGGTCTGGGCACACAGTCATGGGACCATATGCAAGCAggtcccagccctggaatttaTACCTAACACTGGTCACTTAGACAAGGAGAGTGCTATGCTGTGGATGTGCAGAGTTGGACATGCATATCACTGGCAATATGGGAAGTCACATGACAGAGGCAGAGAAGGGACTGAGGCTGtagaaaggagaaggaggctCCAGTCTTCACAGGCTTCAGCAAGGGAAGACAACTTTGGGGAAAAGAGGCTGAGGCTGACCCCATCATCTTTTGAGAGGGGTCAAGCAGGTTCTGGGAGCATGGAGTCATATGGCAGATCCCCAGGAGTTGTTCAGCAGGAGGCTTACACAAGGCATAAAGAGCATGGAAAGCCATCACCCAGAGAGAGGCAAAATACCTGGAAACCCTTGACATCAcactctgcagcagagcagcacttgACAGCTGTATTCCAAAGTGGTGAAGAGAACATGAAGCTTGAAACTGATGATGACTTACTGATTACCTCTGACAAAAAACAGTGTGTAGCAGATGAAGACAACCAAAGAGACAGAATCAAACAGAATAATGTGCCAGAGCCACCTGCTCAGGTGGATTTGCAGATGCACCACTGGCAGAAGTGCACAATTCACCAGCCAAGAGGCACCCAAAGAGCTGCCTTTGCCCCCACAGCAGGGCCACCCCTACCCCCTATCTACATTCTGCAGTCCCCTGCTGGCAACCTGGAGGACTCAGGCAAGAACATGCTGAAGTCGGGTCTTTCCACAGGGCCCGCAGCTGAAACTTCCAGAGAAAGGACCCCCCCAGGATCAGCAGCACCAAAGATATGTTTCAaacctttttctctctccagcacTGAAGCAAAGGCTCAGCTTGAGTCATGTCCTGTGGTAACATTCTTTGAGTTTCAAGCCACTGCTGATGTCCCGCAGCAGCTCCACCTGAGCCCTCCAGAGGATGACACACTGGGAATGGACTCCAGTGGGAACAGTACGGAGCATGTGTCTGAGAACAGCAAGCCCTTGGGATCTGAGGAGGCACTTCATCCTTCAGCCCTCCAGAGTCCAGAGAGCCCTCCACCTTCAGCCTCAAACAGAG GTGAgctgaagaaggagaaaaggaaaaactgtaCCACTGGTGACATAAAAGTATTCAAAGACTGGCTGATGTTGCACCACCCCTCTGAGACACGCGAGATCCACATGCTGCCACCTGAAGACCTCGACAGCTACCTGGTCTCTTTCTTCAACTCTGCTAAGAGACAAGATGGCATGGATTTTTCTGTCCATTCCTTTAGCTTCATACAGCGCAGCATCGAGCGGTACCTCAAGAAGCACAACTACCAGTACAACATGGTGAGAGGGCTGGAGTTCAGGGCCTCTCAGGATGTCTGGAAACTAAAGCATCAGCAGCTGTGCcaaaagaagagggaggaagagtTGAGTGTTTTGGAGAACCTGACAGATGAAGATGTGGAAGACCTTCAGAAGAAGGGAATTTTAAGCAAGATGAACCCTCAGGGCTTTCTGCACCTCATGTTCACCAGCATTGTTAGAGGTTTTGGGACAAGAACCCACAGACAGAGCTTCCACCTGTACTGGGGACAGTTGGTGCTGAGGAAGAGCGAGGGAGAGGTGGAGTACTTGGAGTGGAAGGATGATCTGAGCTCAGAGGGAAACAAAGGGGAGCCAGGCCCACAGCTCTTTGCCAAGCCCAATGATCCAGAGAACTGTCCAGTCACCAATTACAAGGAGTACGCCAAGAGGAGGCCGCCGGACATGCTGAAAGAGACCGACCCACTTTACCTGGCTCCCAAGACACTGTGCTCTGTCTGGGACAAGGTGTGGTACAGCAGGAAGGCACTCACAGGagcaaaaatggaaaatatcttGAAAGTTATTACCCAGCAATTCAGAGGAGCTGTAAGGAAGCCCAGGGCATAG
- the MISP gene encoding mitotic interactor and substrate of PLK1 produces MDRVTRHLVFQLPQASHRPDYNDGHQTGSLAELRADSDDDVFGSAQRGIQRVENGHGWKRRSKSPSYFLESGKDVWTPSSDRESKLEVVRSGSLYDLRAYRGERKPSKLYDEEEQDLYRVPPPNISPEKARELEDERREVIQSQVMRKSSTIAERWSSMDELSSINISVGSQGESRHAGSVTTSFAITFDKPSLGRTVTPVDSENIDTEQINFSAARQQFLMLEKTSPGSFYSPGQQVISPKPGSVTKVSREEWHSPEMATKAARGYGGAGASSQSKTDKSIYQVYSVSYETPEKEEVYAPRKAHIERSYPIRKMSSLMKMLSREDLDSGLGEMYNEANTGYTSDGSASNETFNGLVDLRAGSNGLGKEMKVSNETPIEREIRMAMEREENLWKERGIQRLTPGSELVEIQTKPVLTLHASPGPGRKGKDRGRASLYVQREIEQETKREEDLKRQGRLLGAYDRGTQQELEERRRVFEQEEAPPQKPTTPRRAEERKSWIKESVVEQPLSPSPVEDTRGGRSIPGCTASIAHFQLSQPRFTVSERSWEKPLVSQHASASASKRGSEDSWGGKLPGSTPSPASTAVVPREYFSLSFWKPKVSFVEDMGTQSPLRREDGREEQYRLRTWKPQTSALIEEEIRSDLQREEELQEQRRQRLMDSYRDGVPQEGSRSRHSSAASGASGSYSVSGSPTSTPASSQTGILGLMSSFTPLRVASSSQGSMETPTPDSSRSSPFQEWRRRVKEDGKYAGIEPIDKVNTEVVESTRVIRHKSVMAQRWEAGQYVRDED; encoded by the exons ATGGACAGAGTCACCAGGCACCTGGTGTTCCAGCTCCCACAGGCCTCGCACAGGCCTGACTACAACGATGGGCACCAGACAGGCTcgctggcagagctgagggcagaCAGTGATGACGATGTGTTTGGCTCTGCTCAGCGTGGCATCCAGAGGGTGGAAAATGGCCATGGCTGGAAAAGGAGGTCCAAGTCACCCTCATATTTCCTGGAGAGTGGAAAAGACGTCTGGACCCCGTCTTCGGACAGGGAGTCCAAGTTGGAGGTGGTGAGGTCAGGAAGCCTGTATGACCTCAGGGCTTACAGGGGTGAGAGAAAACCCTCAAAGCTCTACGATGAGGAAGAACAGGACCTGTACAGGGTCCCTCCACCCAACATCTCACCCGAAAAAGCCAGGGAGCTTGAGGATGAGAGGAGGGAGGTCATCCAGAGCCAGGTAATGAGGAAGAGCTCCACCATTGCTGAGAGGTGGAGCTCCATGGATGAATTGAGCTCCATCAACATCAGCGTGGGCAGCCAGGGTGAAAGCAGGCATGCAGGCAGTGTTACCACCAGCTTTGCCATCACCTTTGACAAACCTTCCTTGGGCAGAACTGTGACACCTGTTGACTCTGAGAATATCGACACAGAGCAAATCAACTTCTCTGCAGCTCGGCAGCAGTTCCTGATGCTAGAGAAGACCAGCCCAGGCTCTTTTTAtagcccagggcagcaggtcATATCCCCAAAGCCAGGGTCAGTGACAAAAGTCTCCAGAGAAgagtggcacagccctgagatGGCCACAAAGGCTGCGAGAGGCTATGGTGGTGCTGGTGCATCAAGCCAGAGCAAAACAGACAAGAGCATTTACCAGGTTTACAGTGTGTCCTATGAGACACCAGAGAAGGAGGAGGTTTATGCTCCCAGAAAGGCTCACATTGAAAGGTCGTATCCCATAAGGAAAATGTCCAGCCTGATGAAAATGTTGTCTAGAGAGGACCTGGACTCCGGCTTGGGTGAGATGTATAACGAAGCCAACACAGGATACACCAGCGATGGAAGTGCCTCCAACGAGACCTTCAATGGCCTTGTGGATCTGAGGGCTGGCAGCAACGGGCTGGGCAAGGAGATGAAAGTCAGCAATGAGACGCCCATTGAGCGGGAGATCCGCATGGCcatggagagggaggaaaacctCTGGAAAGAGAGGGGGATCCAGCGACTGACCCCTGGCAGTGAGCTGGTGGAGATTCAGACCAAGCCTGTCCTCACCCTTCATGCCTCTCCTGGCCcaggcaggaaagggaaggacagaggCCGTGCTTCCCTTTACGTCCAGCGGGAAATTGAGCAGGAAACCAAGCGTGAGGAAGATCTGAAGAGGCAAGGGAGGCTTCTGGGGGCATATGACAGGGGCAcgcagcaggagctggaggagcgCAGGAGGGTGTTTGAGCAGGAGGAAGCCCCTCCACAGAAGCCCACCACCCCAAGGCGAGCAGAGGAACGGAAGAGCTGGATTAAGGAGTCTGTGGTGGAGCAGCCCTtgagccccagccctgtggaaGACACCAGGGGTGGGAGAAGCATTCCTGGCTGCACAGCGAGCATTGCACActtccagctgtcccagccacGCTTCACTGTCagtgagaggagctgggagaagccCCTGGTGTCCCAGCACGCTTCTGCCAGCGCCAGCAAGAGGGGGAGTGAGGATTCCTGGGGAGGAAAGCTTCCCGGCTCCACCCCAAGCCCCGCCAGCACCGCTGTCGTCCCCAGAGAGtacttctccctctccttctggAAGCCCAAGGTCTCCTTCGTGGAGGACATGGGGACGCAGAGCCCGCTGCGGAGGGAGGATGGCCGGGAGGAGCAGTACCGGCTGCGGACCTGGAAGCCCCAGACGTCCGCGCTGATCGAGGAGGAGATCCGGAGCGACttgcagagggaagaggagctgcaggagcagcggcggcagcggctGATGGACAGCTACAGAGATGGTGTCCCCCAGGAGGGTTCCCGCTCTCGGCACAGCTCTG CTGCTTCAGGTGCCAGCGGCAGCTACTCGGTGTCTGGGTCTCCCACCTCCACTCCTGCCTCGAGCCAGACAGGGATCCTGGGGCTGATGTCGTCCTTCACCCCGCTGAGAGTGGCCAGTTCCTCCCAGGGCAGCATGGAGACCCCCACCCCTGACTCGTCACgttccagccccttccaagAGTGGAGGAGGAGAGTGAAGGAGGATGGAAAG TACGCAGGCATTGAACCCATTGACAAGGTCAACACAGAG GTGGTGGAAAGCACCCGAGTGATTCGCCACAAGAGTGTCATGGCCCAGCGCTGGGAGGCCGGGCAGTATGTCCGGGATGAGGactga